Proteins encoded by one window of Enterococcus faecalis:
- a CDS encoding WxL domain-containing protein — MKKTVVYSLLFGTMLLGATVPAEAATVVFDSEQSIVFTPSTDGTDPVNPENPDPEKPVRPVDPTNPDGPNPGTPGPLSIDYASSLDFGSNEISNKDQTYFARAQTYKNPDGSASELATANYVQVSDLRGTNAGWVLKVKQNGQFRNAETLHKELTGATVAFTEPSVRSNATDVLPPTATANIQLDAAGAETVVMQAPEKTGAGTWITLWGQAEKVTEKNQQGQQVNATITRAISLTVPGKTPKDAVQYKTTLTWLLSDVPVNNGGK; from the coding sequence ATGAAAAAAACAGTCGTCTACTCCTTGTTATTCGGAACAATGTTGCTTGGCGCCACTGTTCCTGCTGAAGCGGCGACGGTCGTTTTTGATAGCGAACAGTCGATTGTTTTTACCCCAAGCACAGATGGGACGGATCCAGTAAATCCAGAAAATCCCGATCCAGAAAAACCAGTTCGACCAGTCGATCCAACGAATCCTGATGGACCTAATCCAGGCACACCTGGGCCACTTTCCATCGATTATGCCTCAAGTTTGGATTTTGGGAGTAATGAGATATCGAATAAGGATCAAACGTATTTTGCCAGAGCGCAAACCTATAAAAATCCAGATGGTTCAGCAAGTGAATTGGCAACTGCTAATTATGTACAAGTAAGTGATTTACGGGGAACCAATGCTGGCTGGGTTTTAAAAGTGAAACAAAATGGTCAATTTCGTAATGCAGAAACATTACACAAAGAATTAACAGGCGCCACCGTCGCCTTTACTGAGCCCAGTGTGCGCTCAAATGCGACGGACGTATTGCCGCCAACTGCTACCGCAAACATTCAATTAGATGCTGCGGGCGCAGAAACTGTTGTCATGCAAGCCCCAGAAAAGACCGGCGCCGGAACGTGGATCACGCTGTGGGGGCAAGCAGAAAAAGTGACCGAAAAAAATCAACAAGGACAGCAAGTAAATGCCACAATCACACGGGCAATCTCACTAACTGTTCCCGGGAAAACCCCTAAGGATGCAGTACAATATAAAACAACTTTGACTTGG
- a CDS encoding WxL domain-containing protein — protein sequence MVGFSGVLATQQAFAEDINVNYTSNGAITFEPDTDPTKPVNPTNPDEKVEPEDPTDPTGPKPGTAGPLSIDYASSFQFGAQKITSDTKDYYAQIQTFKDGTTGPNYVQVTDKRGTQEGWTLSAVQNGQFKTAQNEELVGAALSIANAGVTSIVDAAYAPTPTAAHTFVPGTEVELVKAEDGKGMGTWVYRFGKDATEGATAVKLNVPGKAIKLAKEYRTTLTWTLKSVPTNVGG from the coding sequence ATTGTAGGATTTAGCGGTGTCCTAGCGACACAACAAGCATTTGCGGAAGACATTAACGTGAACTATACAAGTAATGGCGCCATTACATTTGAACCAGATACAGATCCAACGAAGCCAGTTAATCCAACCAATCCAGATGAAAAAGTTGAACCAGAAGATCCAACTGACCCAACTGGACCAAAACCAGGGACTGCAGGCCCCTTATCAATTGACTATGCTTCAAGCTTTCAATTTGGCGCCCAAAAAATCACTTCCGATACGAAAGATTATTACGCACAAATTCAAACATTTAAAGATGGAACAACAGGTCCCAACTATGTTCAGGTAACGGATAAACGTGGGACACAAGAAGGCTGGACGTTAAGCGCTGTACAAAATGGGCAATTCAAAACAGCCCAAAATGAAGAATTAGTGGGGGCCGCTTTATCGATTGCCAATGCAGGTGTGACATCGATTGTTGATGCCGCATACGCGCCAACACCAACAGCAGCACATACCTTTGTTCCTGGAACAGAAGTAGAATTAGTCAAAGCAGAAGATGGCAAAGGAATGGGGACTTGGGTCTATCGTTTTGGGAAAGATGCGACAGAAGGTGCTACTGCCGTGAAATTAAATGTCCCAGGTAAAGCGATTAAATTAGCAAAAGAATATCGTACGACCTTAACATGGACATTGAAATCTGTACCAACGAATGTTGGAGGCTAA
- a CDS encoding LPXTG cell wall anchor domain-containing protein, with translation MKKYLLLSCFLGLFSFCHSDTAFGEAAYENSGVVSFYGTYEYPTEESTTATSNSSTTTEPTKPADGGASSVLSSGVYGSRQGRLPATGTTNQAPFIYLGISLITIGILFIKRRREDEKNSISKY, from the coding sequence ATGAAAAAATACCTTTTGCTTAGTTGTTTTTTAGGTCTTTTCAGCTTCTGTCATTCAGACACTGCGTTTGGGGAAGCAGCTTATGAAAATAGTGGTGTTGTCTCCTTTTATGGAACGTATGAATATCCCACAGAAGAGTCGACAACAGCGACTAGTAATTCTTCCACAACGACCGAACCCACCAAGCCAGCTGACGGAGGCGCTTCATCCGTCCTTTCTTCTGGCGTATATGGATCGCGACAAGGAAGATTACCAGCGACAGGTACCACCAATCAAGCACCATTTATTTATTTGGGAATCAGCCTTATCACTATAGGCATATTATTTATTAAAAGGAGAAGAGAAGATGAAAAAAACAGTATTAGCAAGTATTAG